The following proteins come from a genomic window of Micromonospora echinofusca:
- a CDS encoding TIGR03084 family metal-binding protein has product MTASPNVIAALTADGEEFDSLVAGLDADGWALPTPAPGWTISHQVAHLAATFRLAGLAAGAPARFTAMLSQLGADFDANVQQALAEFLADPPEVLLTRWRAERDKAIEALAAVPPKQMVPWLVNPLPPAVLASAGMMELFGHGQDIADTLGVRRQVTDRIRHLVAFAVRVWDFGYLARGLTPPDEEFRFELTAPSGARWDFGPLDAEQRITGPAHDFCLLVTRRRHRDDLRLTASGTLADHWLDIAQAYRGPAGAGRAPGQFALAGR; this is encoded by the coding sequence GTGACCGCCTCCCCGAACGTGATAGCCGCCCTGACGGCGGACGGCGAAGAGTTCGACAGCCTCGTCGCCGGCCTCGACGCCGACGGCTGGGCGCTGCCGACGCCCGCCCCCGGCTGGACGATCAGCCACCAGGTGGCCCACCTCGCCGCCACGTTCCGCCTCGCCGGGCTCGCCGCCGGCGCCCCGGCCCGGTTCACCGCGATGCTCTCGCAGCTCGGCGCCGACTTCGACGCCAACGTGCAGCAGGCGTTGGCCGAATTCCTGGCCGACCCGCCGGAGGTGCTGCTGACCCGGTGGCGGGCCGAGCGCGACAAGGCGATCGAGGCCCTCGCCGCCGTACCGCCGAAGCAGATGGTGCCCTGGCTGGTCAATCCGCTGCCGCCCGCGGTCCTCGCCAGCGCCGGGATGATGGAGCTGTTTGGGCACGGTCAGGACATCGCCGACACGCTGGGCGTGCGCCGCCAGGTCACCGACCGGATCCGCCACCTCGTCGCGTTCGCCGTGCGGGTCTGGGACTTCGGTTACCTGGCCCGGGGCCTGACGCCGCCGGACGAGGAGTTCCGCTTCGAGCTGACCGCCCCGTCCGGGGCCCGGTGGGACTTCGGGCCGCTCGACGCCGAGCAGCGGATCACCGGCCCGGCCCACGACTTCTGCCTGCTGGTCACGCGGCGCCGGCACCGCGACGACCTCCGCCTCACCGCCTCCGGCACGCTGGCCGACCACTGGCTGGACATCGCCCAGGCGTACCGGGGACCGGCCGGGGCCGGTCGTGCCCCCGGCCAGTTCGCCCTGGCCGGTCGCTGA
- a CDS encoding nitroreductase family protein, with the protein MVRTARTFADRMAARRSIRHFSPRPVPLEVVEEAIRAAATAPSGANLQPWRFVVVTDAARKRRLREAAEAEEREFYARRASAQWLEALAPIGTDWHKPFLEVAPVVIVVFEVHQGPRTPKPYYVKESVGIAVGVLITALHHAGLATLTHTPSPMRFLNEVCERPPEERPYLVMPVGYPAPDATVPDLVRKPLPEVLIRR; encoded by the coding sequence ATGGTGCGCACCGCACGCACCTTCGCCGACCGGATGGCCGCCAGGCGCTCCATCCGGCACTTCTCGCCACGGCCGGTGCCGTTGGAGGTGGTCGAGGAGGCGATCCGCGCGGCGGCGACCGCGCCGAGCGGCGCCAACCTGCAACCGTGGCGGTTCGTCGTGGTCACCGACGCGGCCCGCAAGCGCCGGCTGCGGGAGGCCGCCGAGGCCGAGGAGCGCGAGTTCTACGCCCGGCGCGCGTCGGCGCAGTGGCTGGAGGCGCTCGCCCCGATCGGTACGGACTGGCACAAGCCCTTCCTGGAGGTGGCGCCGGTCGTGATCGTGGTGTTCGAGGTGCACCAGGGCCCCCGCACCCCGAAGCCCTACTACGTCAAGGAATCCGTGGGCATCGCCGTCGGCGTGCTGATCACGGCACTGCACCACGCCGGCCTGGCCACCCTGACGCACACGCCGAGCCCGATGCGCTTCCTCAACGAGGTGTGCGAACGGCCGCCGGAGGAACGTCCGTACCTGGTCATGCCGGTCGGCTACCCGGCGCCCGACGCGACGGTGCCGGACCTGGTCCGCAAGCCGCTGCCGGAGGTGCTGATCCGGCGGTGA
- a CDS encoding M20/M25/M40 family metallo-hydrolase, whose protein sequence is MVDVDIFRRGAQARAGVLTQRLRRLVTCESPPGAGPELAACADLLQAWGDAALGRRGRRVVLDGLPHLLWSAPDQRVLLLGHYDTVWPAGTISEWPFTLTGSTATGPGVCDMKAGIVQMLTALELLPDTSRVGLLLTCDEESGSVTSRPLIEEQARRSGAVLVGEPSTEGGDLKVARKGGSVYRITVGGRAAHAGVEPHRGVNAGVELAHHVLAVQAFAVGETSVTPTVLSAGTMTNVVPESAVLCVDVRAWTREELHRVDRLVRELTPRLPDARLTVSGGINRYPLPAAVSTPLLRIAQSAAADLGLPAVRGVAAPGASDANFTGALGVPTLDGLGGVGGLPHARGEYVDVARMPERTALLAALTARILAAPPAGPAVSPEPGTSAALGGPRPLDAVPAGQGSSTDG, encoded by the coding sequence ATGGTGGATGTCGATATATTTCGGCGCGGGGCGCAGGCGCGGGCCGGGGTGCTGACGCAGCGGTTGCGCCGGTTGGTGACCTGCGAGTCGCCGCCGGGCGCGGGCCCGGAGCTGGCCGCCTGCGCCGACCTGCTCCAGGCGTGGGGGGACGCCGCGCTGGGCCGGCGGGGGCGTCGCGTGGTCCTCGACGGGCTGCCGCACCTGCTCTGGTCGGCCCCTGACCAGCGCGTGCTGCTGCTGGGTCACTACGACACGGTGTGGCCGGCCGGAACCATCTCCGAATGGCCCTTCACGCTGACCGGGAGCACCGCGACGGGGCCCGGGGTCTGCGACATGAAGGCCGGGATCGTGCAGATGCTCACCGCGCTGGAACTGCTGCCGGACACCTCGCGGGTCGGGCTGCTGCTCACCTGCGACGAGGAGAGCGGTTCGGTCACCTCCCGCCCGCTGATCGAGGAGCAGGCCCGGCGTTCCGGTGCGGTGCTGGTCGGCGAGCCGAGCACCGAGGGCGGCGACCTGAAGGTCGCCCGTAAGGGCGGCTCCGTCTACCGGATCACGGTCGGCGGCCGGGCGGCCCACGCCGGCGTCGAACCGCACCGGGGCGTCAACGCCGGGGTCGAACTCGCCCACCACGTCCTCGCGGTGCAGGCCTTCGCCGTGGGGGAGACGAGCGTCACCCCGACGGTGCTCTCCGCCGGCACGATGACGAACGTGGTGCCCGAGTCCGCGGTCCTCTGCGTCGACGTGCGGGCCTGGACCCGCGAGGAGTTGCACCGGGTGGACCGGCTGGTCCGCGAGCTGACCCCCCGGCTGCCCGACGCGCGGTTGACCGTCAGCGGCGGGATCAACCGGTATCCGCTGCCGGCCGCCGTATCGACGCCCCTGCTGCGGATCGCGCAGTCGGCGGCGGCGGACCTGGGGCTGCCGGCCGTGCGCGGCGTCGCCGCCCCGGGCGCCTCCGACGCCAACTTCACCGGCGCCCTCGGCGTACCGACCCTGGACGGCCTGGGCGGGGTGGGCGGCCTGCCGCACGCGCGCGGCGAGTACGTCGACGTCGCGCGGATGCCGGAGCGCACCGCGCTGCTGGCCGCCCTGACGGCCCGGATCCTCGCCGCGCCGCCGGCCGGGCCCGCCGTCTCCCCGGAGCCGGGGACGAGCGCGGCGCTCGGCGGGCCCCGACCGCTCGACGCGGTACCGGCCGGGCAGGGCTCGTCGACGGACGGGTGA